The following are encoded in a window of Sebastes umbrosus isolate fSebUmb1 chromosome 7, fSebUmb1.pri, whole genome shotgun sequence genomic DNA:
- the rskra gene encoding ribosomal protein S6 kinase-related protein isoform X2: MGIDISRNCKREGPPAQRRLSHGFFSNVGVSITHRLGHSAVFSRPAGPDCRPKVPKVLLPPEDTETTPPSASISVFLPEFPQHKLPGRDHFQILGFIAKGSYGPILKVKDVFKEKTYAVKVLPKSDILKHGVLEQSKEEVIIQRQLKHPFIHNLQNCWQTQRHLFIMCDYCSTGDLYTYWLLKGRFGEDEVRLFAAELGSALGFLHDLGIIHRDIKMENILLSDQGHLRLSDFGLSRRLKRGGKAFTICGTIQYMAPEVLSGGPYNHAADWWSLGIMLFSLVTGEFPVPAEPDHSTMLNKVTDFPYVLPETFSSSLIVLLTELLCKDPVNRLRNLECFKMQAFFRGTSFDSLILQKTPVEVILELRTHPDWAAKAMRGLSLDYFENFDCDKILYSPTTPTELSPTLATDLSPATEQACKA, from the exons AGAGAAGGACCACCTGCTCAGCGTCGACTCAGTCATGGGTTCTTCTCAAACGTGGGCGTCTCCATCACTCACAGACTCGGACACTCGGCTGTGTTTTCTCGGCCTGCCGGACCGGACTGCAGACCCAAAGTCCCCAAAGTCCTGCTGCctccagaggacacagagaccaCTCCTCCATCAGCTTCCATCTCCGTCTTCCTGCCCGAGTTCCCACAGCATAAACTACCTGGACGAGACCATTTCCAG ATCCTGGGCTTCATAGCCAAAGGCTCATATGGACCCATCCTGAAAGTGAAGGACGTTTTCAAAGAGAAGACGTATGCTGTTAAG GTTCTACCAAAGTCAGACATCTTGAAGCATGGAGTGCTGGAGCAGTCAAAAGAAGAAGTCATCATTCAG cggcAGCTCAAACACCCATTCATCCACAATCTGCAGAACTGCTGGCAGACACAGCGTCATCTCTTCATTA TGTGCGACTACTGCAGCACCGGAGACTTGTACACTTACTGGTTACTGAAGGGCCGGTTTGGGGAGGATGAGGTTCGGCTCTTTGCTGCAGAGCTGGGCAGTGCGCTGG GATTTCTGCATGACTTAGGGATCATACATAGAGATATAAAG atggaaAACATTCTATTAAGTGATCAAG GTCACCTTCGTCTGTCTGATTTTGGACTCTCGCGGCGGCTGAAACGAGGAGGAAAAGCGTTTACGATATGTGGGACGATCCAATACATGG CTCCTGAAGTTTTAAGTGGGGGTCCGTACAACCACGCTGCTGACTGGTGGTCTTTAGGCATTATGTTGTTCTCACTGGTGACAGGAGAG TTTCCAGTACCCGCAGAGCCAGACCACAGCACCATGTTGAACAAGGTCACAGACTTTCCTTATGTCCTACCTGAGaccttcagctcctctctgatCGTACTGCTCACTGAG CTTTTGTGCAAGGATCCAGTGAATCGGCTTCGTAACCTGGAGTGTTTTAAGATGCAGGCCTTCTTTCGCGGCACTTCATTCGACTCTCTCATCCTTCAGAAGACGCCGGTCGAAGTGATCCTGGAGCTCAGGACTCATCCTGATTGGGCAGCCAAAGCAATGAGAGGCCTTTCCTTGGACTACTTTGAGAACTTTGACTGTGATAAAATCCTTTATTCTCCTACAACTCCTACTGAACTGTCTCCAACGTTGGCCACAGACCTGAGCCCGGCTACAGAGCAGGCTTGTAAAGCATAA
- the rskra gene encoding ribosomal protein S6 kinase-related protein isoform X1 codes for MRWTRQELNKGARRRRAEFIAFYSFLCDLFLVYLWASTSVETVRLGHSAVFSRPAGPDCRPKVPKVLLPPEDTETTPPSASISVFLPEFPQHKLPGRDHFQILGFIAKGSYGPILKVKDVFKEKTYAVKVLPKSDILKHGVLEQSKEEVIIQRQLKHPFIHNLQNCWQTQRHLFIMCDYCSTGDLYTYWLLKGRFGEDEVRLFAAELGSALGFLHDLGIIHRDIKMENILLSDQGHLRLSDFGLSRRLKRGGKAFTICGTIQYMAPEVLSGGPYNHAADWWSLGIMLFSLVTGEFPVPAEPDHSTMLNKVTDFPYVLPETFSSSLIVLLTELLCKDPVNRLRNLECFKMQAFFRGTSFDSLILQKTPVEVILELRTHPDWAAKAMRGLSLDYFENFDCDKILYSPTTPTELSPTLATDLSPATEQACKA; via the exons ACTCGGACACTCGGCTGTGTTTTCTCGGCCTGCCGGACCGGACTGCAGACCCAAAGTCCCCAAAGTCCTGCTGCctccagaggacacagagaccaCTCCTCCATCAGCTTCCATCTCCGTCTTCCTGCCCGAGTTCCCACAGCATAAACTACCTGGACGAGACCATTTCCAG ATCCTGGGCTTCATAGCCAAAGGCTCATATGGACCCATCCTGAAAGTGAAGGACGTTTTCAAAGAGAAGACGTATGCTGTTAAG GTTCTACCAAAGTCAGACATCTTGAAGCATGGAGTGCTGGAGCAGTCAAAAGAAGAAGTCATCATTCAG cggcAGCTCAAACACCCATTCATCCACAATCTGCAGAACTGCTGGCAGACACAGCGTCATCTCTTCATTA TGTGCGACTACTGCAGCACCGGAGACTTGTACACTTACTGGTTACTGAAGGGCCGGTTTGGGGAGGATGAGGTTCGGCTCTTTGCTGCAGAGCTGGGCAGTGCGCTGG GATTTCTGCATGACTTAGGGATCATACATAGAGATATAAAG atggaaAACATTCTATTAAGTGATCAAG GTCACCTTCGTCTGTCTGATTTTGGACTCTCGCGGCGGCTGAAACGAGGAGGAAAAGCGTTTACGATATGTGGGACGATCCAATACATGG CTCCTGAAGTTTTAAGTGGGGGTCCGTACAACCACGCTGCTGACTGGTGGTCTTTAGGCATTATGTTGTTCTCACTGGTGACAGGAGAG TTTCCAGTACCCGCAGAGCCAGACCACAGCACCATGTTGAACAAGGTCACAGACTTTCCTTATGTCCTACCTGAGaccttcagctcctctctgatCGTACTGCTCACTGAG CTTTTGTGCAAGGATCCAGTGAATCGGCTTCGTAACCTGGAGTGTTTTAAGATGCAGGCCTTCTTTCGCGGCACTTCATTCGACTCTCTCATCCTTCAGAAGACGCCGGTCGAAGTGATCCTGGAGCTCAGGACTCATCCTGATTGGGCAGCCAAAGCAATGAGAGGCCTTTCCTTGGACTACTTTGAGAACTTTGACTGTGATAAAATCCTTTATTCTCCTACAACTCCTACTGAACTGTCTCCAACGTTGGCCACAGACCTGAGCCCGGCTACAGAGCAGGCTTGTAAAGCATAA